A genomic window from Helicobacter pylori includes:
- a CDS encoding LptF/LptG family permease, which yields MVKHYLFMAVSQVFFSFFLVLFFISSIVLLISIASVTLVIKVSFLDLVQLFLYSLPGTIFFILPITFFAACALGLSRLSYDHELLVFFSLGVSPKKMAKAFVPLSILVSAILLVFSLILIPTSKSAYYGFLRQKKDKIDINIRAGEFGQKLGDWLVYVDKAENNSYDNLVLFSNKSLSQESFILAQKGNINNKNGVFELNLYSGHAYFTQGDKMRKIDFEELHLRNKLKSFNSNDAAYLQGTDYLGYWEKAFGKNANKNQKRRFSQAILVSLFPLASVFLIPLFGIANPRFKTNWSYFYVLGAVGIYFLMVHVISTDLFLMTFFFPFIWAFASYLLFRKFILKRY from the coding sequence ATGGTTAAGCACTATCTTTTCATGGCGGTTTCGCAAGTCTTTTTTTCTTTCTTTTTAGTGCTGTTTTTCATCTCTTCTATCGTGCTTTTAATCAGTATTGCAAGCGTAACGCTCGTGATTAAAGTGAGCTTTTTGGATTTAGTGCAACTCTTTTTGTATTCTTTGCCAGGAACGATTTTTTTTATTTTGCCGATCACTTTTTTTGCGGCTTGCGCTTTGGGGCTTTCAAGGCTTAGCTATGATCATGAACTATTAGTCTTTTTTTCTTTAGGGGTTTCGCCTAAAAAAATGGCTAAAGCGTTTGTGCCATTGAGTATTTTGGTGAGCGCGATTTTATTGGTATTTTCGCTCATTTTAATCCCCACTTCCAAGAGCGCTTATTACGGGTTTTTGCGTCAAAAAAAAGACAAGATTGATATTAACATAAGAGCCGGTGAATTTGGGCAAAAATTAGGCGATTGGCTCGTGTATGTGGATAAAGCTGAAAACAATTCTTATGATAACTTAGTGCTTTTTTCCAATAAAAGCCTCTCTCAAGAAAGCTTTATTCTGGCTCAAAAAGGCAACATCAACAATAAAAACGGCGTGTTTGAATTGAATTTATACAGCGGCCATGCGTATTTCACTCAAGGCGATAAAATGCGTAAAATTGATTTTGAAGAATTGCATTTGCGCAACAAGCTCAAATCTTTCAATTCTAATGATGCGGCTTATTTGCAAGGCACGGATTATTTAGGCTATTGGGAAAAAGCCTTTGGCAAAAATGCTAATAAAAATCAAAAACGCCGTTTTTCTCAAGCGATTTTGGTTTCCTTATTCCCTTTAGCGAGCGTGTTTTTAATCCCTTTATTTGGTATCGCTAACCCACGATTCAAAACGAATTGGAGTTATTTCTATGTCCTTGGGGCGGTTGGGATTTATTTTTTAATGGTGCATGTGATTTCTACGGATTTGTTTTTGATGACCTTTTTCTTCCCTTTTATTTGGGCGTTTGCCTCTTATTTATTGTTTAGAAAATTCATTTTAAAGCGTTATTAA
- the truA gene encoding tRNA pseudouridine(38-40) synthase TruA, with amino-acid sequence MRCFKATIAYDGAYFSGYAKQPNKLGVQDKIESALNLLGIKSAVVAAGCTDKGVHANNQVLSFHAPKHWNADRLFSYLAPKLAPHIVLKKLEEKNFHARFDAQKRAYRYLLTKSLKTPFLAPYIACEDFGSLDLLNTALKQFIGKHDFSMFKKEGGAATNPKRTIFNAFAYKASIMGHECVVFNIVGDAFLRSSVRLIIQACVQYSLEKITLAAIEMQIHNIQATIRTPIMANGLYLHRVYY; translated from the coding sequence ATGCGTTGTTTTAAGGCTACTATCGCTTATGATGGGGCGTATTTTTCAGGCTATGCCAAACAGCCTAACAAACTCGGCGTGCAAGATAAAATTGAAAGCGCTCTCAATTTGCTAGGGATTAAAAGTGCAGTGGTTGCGGCCGGGTGCACGGATAAAGGCGTGCATGCGAACAATCAAGTGCTGTCTTTTCACGCTCCAAAACACTGGAATGCTGATAGGTTATTCTCTTATCTAGCCCCTAAACTCGCCCCGCATATTGTCTTAAAAAAATTAGAAGAAAAAAATTTCCATGCTCGTTTTGACGCTCAAAAAAGAGCGTATCGCTACCTTTTGACTAAAAGTTTAAAAACGCCTTTTTTAGCGCCTTATATCGCTTGCGAGGATTTTGGATCATTAGATTTGTTAAACACCGCTTTAAAGCAATTTATAGGCAAGCATGATTTTTCCATGTTTAAAAAAGAAGGTGGGGCGGCAACTAATCCTAAACGCACTATTTTTAACGCTTTTGCTTATAAAGCTTCTATCATGGGGCATGAGTGCGTGGTGTTTAACATCGTTGGCGATGCATTTTTACGCTCTAGCGTGCGCTTGATCATTCAAGCATGCGTTCAATATTCACTAGAAAAAATCACGCTCGCTGCAATTGAAATGCAAATCCATAACATTCAAGCCACCATAAGAACGCCCATAATGGCTAATGGCTTGTATTTGCACAGGGT